In Nocardioides nitrophenolicus, the genomic window GCGCGGTACTCACGCAGCGATACGGCCATGCGTCAGCCCCGCTTCTGCTTGACGATCTGCTCCTGCTCGAGCTCGTCGTCGGCGAGCGCCTCGGCCTCGGGCTCGTGCCCGACCTTGATGCTGCCGCCGTCGGAGGTCTCGAACTGGCTCAGGAAGGAGTCGTAGGCGGCGGCCAGGCCGTCCTCGTCCTCGAACTTCTGGGTCTCGCGGATGGCGGCGAGGATGCCGTCGTGCGAGCGGTGCAGGTAGTCGAGGAACTCGCGCTCGAAGCGGAGCACGTCACCGGTGTCGACCGCGTCGAGGCGACCGGAGGTGCCGAGCCACAGCGAGACGGTCATGTCGGCCAGCGGGTAGGGCGAGTAGGCCGGCTGCTTGAGCAGCGCCATCAGCCGCTGGCCGCGGGCCAGCTGCTGCTTCGACGCGGCGTCGAGGTCGGAGGCGAACATCGCGAAGGCCTCCATCGCGCGGTACTGCGCGAGGTCGACCTTGAGCGAGCCGGTGACGGCCTTCATCGCCTTGGTCATCGCCGCGCCACCGACGCGGGAGACCGAGATGCCGACGTCGATCGCGGGACGCTGGTTGGCCGCGAACAGGTCCGACTGCAGGAAGATCTGGCCGTCGGTGATCGAGATGACGTTGGTCGGGATGAACGCCGAGACGTCGTTGGCCTTGGTCTCGATGATCGGCAGACCGGTCATCGAGCCGGCGCCGAGCTCGTCGGACAGCTTCGCGCAGCGCTCCAGCAGGCGGGAGTGCAGGTAGAAGACGTCGCCCGGGTACGCCTCGCGGCCCGGCGGGCGGCGCAGCAGCAGCGACACGGCGCGGTAGGCCTCGGCCTGCTTGGTCAGGTCGTCGAACACGATGAGGACGTGCTTGCCGGCGTACATCCAGTGCTGGCCGATGGCCGAGCCGGTGTAGGGGGCGAGGTACTTGAAGCCCGCGCTGTCGGACGCCGGAGCCGCCACGATGGTGGTGTACTCCAGCGCGCCGGCCTCCTCGAGGGCACCACGCACGGAGGCGATGGTCGAGCCCTTCTGGCCGATGGCGACGTAGATGCAGCGGACCTGCTTGGTCGGGTCGCCCGACTCCCAGTTCTGCTTCTGGTTGATGATCGTGTCGATCGCGACCGTGGTCTTGCCGGTGGCGCGGTCGCCGATGATCAGCTGGCGCTGGCCGCGGCCGATCGGGGTCATCGAGTCGATGGCCTTGATGCCGGTGGCGAGCGGCTCGTGGACCGACTTGCGGGCCATCACGCCGGGGGCCTGCAGCTCGAGGGCGCGGCGACCCTCGGTGGCGATCTCGCCGAGGCCGTCGATCGGCTTGCCGAGCGGGTCGACCACGCGGCCGAGGTAGCCCTCGCCCACGGGGACGGAGAGGATCTCACCGGTGCGGCGGACCGTCTGGCCCTCCTCGATCTTGTCGAAGTCACCGAGGATGACGACACCGATCTCGCGGTCCTCGAGGTTCAGCGCGAGGCCGAGCGTGCCGTCCTCGAACTCGAGGAGCTCGTTGGCCATGGCCGACGGGAGGCCCGACACGCGGGCGATGCCGTCCGCGGCGGAGGCGACGGTGCCGACCTCTTCCTTGCTCGCGGCCGCGGGCTGGAAGTCAGCGACGTACTTGGCGAGGGCGTCGCGGATCT contains:
- the atpA gene encoding F0F1 ATP synthase subunit alpha gives rise to the protein MTELSIRPDEIRDALAKYVADFQPAAASKEEVGTVASAADGIARVSGLPSAMANELLEFEDGTLGLALNLEDREIGVVILGDFDKIEEGQTVRRTGEILSVPVGEGYLGRVVDPLGKPIDGLGEIATEGRRALELQAPGVMARKSVHEPLATGIKAIDSMTPIGRGQRQLIIGDRATGKTTVAIDTIINQKQNWESGDPTKQVRCIYVAIGQKGSTIASVRGALEEAGALEYTTIVAAPASDSAGFKYLAPYTGSAIGQHWMYAGKHVLIVFDDLTKQAEAYRAVSLLLRRPPGREAYPGDVFYLHSRLLERCAKLSDELGAGSMTGLPIIETKANDVSAFIPTNVISITDGQIFLQSDLFAANQRPAIDVGISVSRVGGAAMTKAMKAVTGSLKVDLAQYRAMEAFAMFASDLDAASKQQLARGQRLMALLKQPAYSPYPLADMTVSLWLGTSGRLDAVDTGDVLRFEREFLDYLHRSHDGILAAIRETQKFEDEDGLAAAYDSFLSQFETSDGGSIKVGHEPEAEALADDELEQEQIVKQKRG